A single genomic interval of Hevea brasiliensis isolate MT/VB/25A 57/8 chromosome 4, ASM3005281v1, whole genome shotgun sequence harbors:
- the LOC110657296 gene encoding protein GLUTAMINE DUMPER 5-like yields MRPIRILSSTATANALLTPPTITQQRSPWHSPVPYLFGGLAAMLGLIAFALLILACSYWRLAGRLDDGEAADQRDLESGNEKEDDAGKSGKIFEEKILVIMAGDQKPTYLATPVSSRASSFGDKNAKIENKEEEKPENADKTKGETGNHVQTTTAAVTSEQDQEQEQNRERAQEQYP; encoded by the coding sequence ATGAGACCCATTAGAATCCTTAGCTCCACCGCAACAGCAAATGCCTTGCTTACACCTCCTACCATCACGCAACAACGCTCGCCATGGCACTCTCCGGTGCCATACCTCTTTGGAGGTTTGGCAGCTATGTTGGGCTTGATTGCGTTTGCCTTGTTGATCTTAGCTTGCTCTTATTGGAGACTTGCTGGTCGCTTAGATGATGGTGAAGCTGCTGACCAGAGAGATCTTGAAAGTGGTAACGAGAAAGAGGATGATGCAGGCAAGTCAGGGAAGATTTTTGAGGAGAAGATTTTAGTGATAATGGCTGGTGATCAGAAGCCAACGTACTTAGCCACACCAGTGTCTAGCAGAGCTTCCTCTTTCGGTGACAAAAATGCCAAGATTGAAAACAAAGAGGAAGAGAAACCAGAAAATGCTGATAAGACAAAAGGGGAAACTGGTAACCATGTTCAAACAACTACAGCAGCGGTAACATCAGAACAAGATCAGGAACAAGAACAAAATAGAGAGCGAGCTCAGGAGCAATACCCATGA
- the LOC110657351 gene encoding ADP-ribosylation factor 1 isoform X1 — protein MGILFTRMFSSLFGNREARILVLGLDNAGKTTILYRLQMGEVVSTIPTIGFNVETVQYNNIKFQVWDLGGQTSIRPYWRCYFPNTQAVIYVVDSSDTDRIGIAKEEFHAILEEEELKGAVILIFANKQDLPGALDDAAVTEALELHKIKNRQWAIFKTCAVKGEGLFEGLDWLTNTLKSGGG, from the exons ATGGGCATTTTGTTCACCAGAATGTTCTCTTCTCTGTTCGGTAATAGAGAAGCTCGAATCCTTGTGCTTGGGCTCGACAATGCCGGAAAAACCACCATTCTCt atcggCTTCAAATGGGAGAGGTAGTCTCCACGATCCCAA CAATTGGGTTCAATGTGGAAACTGTACAGTATAACAATATTAAGTTCCAGGTCTGGGATTTGG GTGGGCAGACAAGCATCAG GCCATACTGGAGATGTTATTTCCCAAATACTCAAGCTGTAATCTATGTAGTTGATTCAAGTGATACTGATAGAATTGGAATAGCCAAAGaagaatttcatgcaattttggaG GAAGAAGAATTGAAAGGTGCAGTTATCCTCATTTTTGCAAACAAGCAG GACCTCCCTGGTGCTCTTGATGATGCTGCTGTGACTGAGGCCCTGGAGTTGCACAAGATAAAAAATCGTCAGTGGGCCATCTTTAAGACATGTGCTGTTAAGGGTGAAGGCCTCTTTGAGGGCTTGGACTG GTTGACTAATACTCTCAAGTCCGGGGGTGGCTAA
- the LOC110657350 gene encoding pentatricopeptide repeat-containing protein At3g22670, mitochondrial — protein sequence MPPKQQIHKLCQIFSSSKTPQTNSLLPKPLRTSLTPASSDTAESPDLPTWLRHKENSEFTDHNDDDFIIPTVAEWTKNDNVGNVNQVGGHLLFETDVSDVDKVGEILQKHYPSTDSVVQALNGCGVNATNALISQLLKRFSNDWVPAFGVFIWAKNQTGYIHTLEIYDSMVDVLGKRKKFCLMWGLVKEMELKGYISLVTMSKVMRRLARAGQYEDAIEAFRGMENFGVSKDIEALNTLMDALVKEGSVEHAHSVFMEFKDCMPADPRSFNILIHGYCKARKLDDARKIMDEMEKHGFQPNVVSYSCFIESYCKSKDFRNADATLDEMQEKGCKPNVITYTIIMLALGKAKQVNEALEVYDKMKRNECVPDSSFYSSLIYILSQSGRLKDAWDVFEDMEKQGIRRDLLTYKTMITSAFNHSQEENALKLLQRMEEDSCKPDIQTYAPLLKMCCKKKRMKVLKFLLNHMFKNNVSIDLGTYTLLVRGLCKNGKLEHACFFFKETVLKGMIPEDGTYKMLLEELEKNDTTEAKEKIQKLMLRAKGQNPI from the coding sequence ATGCCACCAAAACAGCAAATTCACAAGCTTTGTCAAATATTTTCCTCCTCCAAAACTCCCCAAACAAATTCCTTATTACCTAAGCCTCTTCGGACATCCCTCACCCCTGCCTCTTCTGATACGGCCGAGTCACCTGATCTCCCAACTTGGCTCCGTCACAAAGAAAACTCAGAATTCACCGATCACAATGATGACGATTTTATTATTCCTACAGTAGCCGAATGGACTAAGAATGACAACGTTGGAAACGTCAATCAGGTAGGCGGTCACTTGCTGTTTGAAACTGATGTTAGTGATGTCGATAAAGTTGGTGAAATCCTACAGAAACACTACCCATCAACGGATAGTGTTGTTCAAGCGTTGAATGGATGCGGTGTTAATGCCACAAACGCTTTGATTTCACAGCTTTTGAAGAGGTTTAGCAATGATTGGGTTCCCGCTTTTGGGGTGTTCATTTGGGCAAAAAATCAAACAGGTTATATACATACATTGGAGATATATGATTCCATGGTTGATGTCTTAGGGAAGCGCAAGAAGTTCTGTCTTATGTGGGGATTGGTTAAGGAAATGGAGTTAAAAGGGTATATTTCGTTGGTTACAATGAGCAAGGTGATGAGGCGGCTTGCTAGAGCTGGCCAGTATGAAGATGCTATTGAGGCATTTAGAGGAATGGAAAATTTTGGTGTAAGTAAAGACATAGAAGCATTGAATACACTAATGGATGCATTGGTTAAGGAGGGAAGTGTTGAGCATGCTCATAGTGTGTTTATGGAGTTTAAGGATTGTATGCCTGCAGACCCTCGTAGTTTCAATATTTTGATACATGGGTATTGCAAAGCAAGAAAATTAGATGATGCAAGAAAGATTATGGATGAAATGGAGAAACATGGGTTTCAACCTAACGTTGTTTCATACTCCTGTTTCATTGAATCATATTGTAAATCGAAAGATTTTCGAAATGCCGATGCAACTTTAGATGAGATGCAAGAAAAGGGTTGCAAGCCTAACGTGATTACATATACCATTATCATGCTTGCTTTGGGGAAAGCAAAGCAAGTAAATGAAGCCTTGGAGGTTTatgataaaatgaaaagaaatgaaTGTGTGCCTGATTCTTCATTTTATAGCTCTTTGATTTATATCTTAAGTCAGTCTGGAAGACTGAAGGACGCTTGGGATGTTTTTGAGGATATGGAAAAGCAAGGAATTCGTCGGGATTTGTTGACTTATAAAACCATGATCACATCTGCTTTTAATCATTCGCAAGAAGAGAATGCATTGAAGTTGCTTCAAAGAATGGAAGAAGATTCATGCAAACCAGATATACAGACATATGCACCTTTACTGAAGATGTGCTGCAAGAAGAAGAGAATGAAGGTACTCAAGTTTTTGTTGAATCACATGTTTAAGAACAATGTCAGTATCGATCTTGGTACATATACTCTTCTGGTGCGTGGACTTTGTAAGAATGGGAAGCTTGAACATGCTTGCTTCTTCTTTAAAGAAACAGTATTGAAGGGAATGATTCCTGAAGATGGCACATACAAGATGTTgctggaggaacttgagaaaaatGACACGACCGAAGCCAAGGAAAAGATTCAGAAATTGATGTTACGGGCTAAAGGGCAAAATCCAATTTAG
- the LOC110657351 gene encoding ADP-ribosylation factor 1 isoform X2, which yields MGILFTRMFSSLFGNREARILVLGLDNAGKTTILYRLQMGEVVSTIPTIGFNVETVQYNNIKFQVWDLGGQTSIRPYWRCYFPNTQAVIYVVDSSDTDRIGIAKEEFHAILEDLPGALDDAAVTEALELHKIKNRQWAIFKTCAVKGEGLFEGLDWLTNTLKSGGG from the exons ATGGGCATTTTGTTCACCAGAATGTTCTCTTCTCTGTTCGGTAATAGAGAAGCTCGAATCCTTGTGCTTGGGCTCGACAATGCCGGAAAAACCACCATTCTCt atcggCTTCAAATGGGAGAGGTAGTCTCCACGATCCCAA CAATTGGGTTCAATGTGGAAACTGTACAGTATAACAATATTAAGTTCCAGGTCTGGGATTTGG GTGGGCAGACAAGCATCAG GCCATACTGGAGATGTTATTTCCCAAATACTCAAGCTGTAATCTATGTAGTTGATTCAAGTGATACTGATAGAATTGGAATAGCCAAAGaagaatttcatgcaattttggaG GACCTCCCTGGTGCTCTTGATGATGCTGCTGTGACTGAGGCCCTGGAGTTGCACAAGATAAAAAATCGTCAGTGGGCCATCTTTAAGACATGTGCTGTTAAGGGTGAAGGCCTCTTTGAGGGCTTGGACTG GTTGACTAATACTCTCAAGTCCGGGGGTGGCTAA